The following DNA comes from Cellulomonas soli.
CACGACACCCGACGCCGCCAGGCCGATCCCCGCGCGATCACGCCAGCCCGACCCTGTCGCCGCCGCCACCCCGACCGGACCGAGGAACTCGATCGCGACCGCCGTCCCCAGCGGCAGGTGGTCGATGCCGATGTAGAACGCCACGTTCATCAGGGCGAGGACCACACCGAACAGCGCCGCGGTGCGCAGCCCGGCCCGCGTCCACGCGACCCGCCACGGCCGACGCCACCCCAGCAGCACGACTGCGGCGATCGCCACCCGCAGCCACGCGACCGTCGCCGGCGGCAGCTCGCCGAACAGACCCACCGCCAGGGCCGCGCCGACGTACTGGGTCAAGCCCGACAGGACGAAGATCAGCGGCGCGGGCACCGCGTCAGGCTACGACCGTCGTGTCACCGGGAGGTGACGCGACCCCGCCGGCGCGCACCCGGGGGTGCGCGACCGGCGGGATCGCCGGGACCGCCAGGACGACCGACGGGGGTCACCCCTTGACGGACCCAGCCAGGAGCCCGCGCACGAAGTAGCGCTGCAGGCTGAGAAACACGATGAGCGGGACGACGATCGCCACGAACGCACCCGCCGAGAGCAGGTGCCACTCGGTGCCCCGCGTTCCCGCCAGCTCGGCCACCCGGACCGTCAGCGGGGCCACGTTGGCCGTGCCGCCCGCGAAGGTCAGCGCGACCAGCAGGTCGTTCCAGACCCACAGGAACTGGAAGATCGCGAACGACGCGATCGCCGGCACCAGCAGCGGCATCATCACCTGGAAGAAGATCTTCACGTGCCCCGCGCCGTCGACCCGGGCCGCCTCGACCAACGAGGACGGGATCTCCTTCATGAAGTTGTGCAGCAGGAAGATCGCCAACGGCAGCGCGAAGATCGAGTGCGACAGCCACACCGTCCAGAACGTGCCGTTCAGACCCCACTTCACGTACGTCGTCAGGAGCGGGATCAGGGCGATCTGCAACGGCACGACCTGGAGCGCGAACACCGCCACGAACAGCAGGTTGCGGCCCCGGAACGGGATCCAGGCGAACGCGTACGCCGCCAGCAGCGCCAACGAGATCGGGATCAGCACCGACGGGATCGTGATGACGAACGAGTTCACGAAGTACGTGGCCAGGTTCGTCGACGAGCCGTTGAGGACCAGGTCGTAGTTCTCGGTCGTGACGTTCGGGTTCGAGAACCACGTCCACCAGCCCGAGCTCACGATGTCGGCCTCGGGCCGGAACGAGGTGATGAACAGGCCGAGCGTGGGGATCGTCCACAGGGCGGCGATGACGATCGCGGCGAACGACGCCCAGGGCGAGGAGAGCTTGCCCTTGGTGGCGATCGCGCGCTTCTCGAGCCGGGTGAGCTTGGCCTTCCGGTCGATCGTCGCCTCGGTGCTCACGGCGCTCATCGGTTCTCCTCGGACTTGCGCATCTGACGGACGTTGTAGACGACGAGCGGGGTCACCAGGATGAAGAGGATCACCGCGAGCGCGGACCCCATCCCGGTGTTCCGCTGGACGAAGCTCTGCCGGTAGAACTCGAACGCCGCGACGGACGTCTCGAAGTTGCCGCCGGTCATGGTCCGGACGATGTCGAAGACCTTGAGCGTGCCCATGGCGATCGTCGTGATGACGACGACCAGGGCCGGCTGGATGCTCGGCACGGTGATGTACCGGAACATCCGCAGGCCGCCGAGCCCGTCGAGCGTGGCGGCCTCGACGATGTCGTCGGGGATGGCCTTGATCGCCGCCGACAGCACGGTCATCGCGAACCCGGCCTGGATCCAGATCATCACGACGATGAGGAAGAACGTGTTGAGCGGCGGACTGATGAGGAACTGCTGCGGCTCGAGCCCGAACCAGACGAGCATCTGGTTCATCAGCCCGATCTGCGCCGGCTGGTTCTCCGCGGGCACGCCCTCGAGGACGGGTCGGTACTCGTAGACGAACCGCCAGATGATCGACGCGCCGACCATCGAGATCGACATCGGCAGGAACACCAGCACCTTGGCGAACTTCTCGAACCGGCTGCGGTCGACCAGCACCGCGTAGACCAGGCCGATCGCGGTCGCCGCGAGCGGCACGACGACGACCCAGACCGCCGTGTTGCGCAGCACGATCTGGAACTCGTCCTGCGTGACGGCCTTGACGTAGTTGTCCACGCCGACGAACTCGTTGCCGCTGCGGTCGTAGAACGACTTCTTGATGGTCTCGAGCGCCGGCCAGACGAGGCCGAACGCGAGCCCCAGCACGGCCGGGGCGAGGAAGGCGGTCGCCACGGCCCAGGCCGGCAACCGCTTGATCTTGTCGGTGGCGAAGAGCACGAGGCCCATCACCACGACGAAGAGGAGGACCGCGATCACCATCAGGACGAGCTTCTCGCCCGTGGTGTCCGCGTACTTGAGGACGTCCACGCATGACCTCCGAGGGTCTCGCACCGTCCCCGTCGACGGTGCTGCACCGCCCCGAGGGGCGGTCGCAGGCGTCGTCCCCGTCGACGACGCCCTGTGGTGGTGCGACCGCGGGCGCCCGGAGCCGGCACGGGCTGAGCCTGTGCCGGGGCCGGGCGCCCGCGGGTCCCGCCGACCCGTCGCTGCTGGTCGAGACCGTCAGCAGCGGGTCAGCGGGTCGTTGCTCACGGCCAGGACGCCTGGATGGCGTCGAGCACGTCCTGGTCGCTCTTGTCGTTGGCGATCCAGTTCGTCATCTCCGTCCAGAAGGAGCCGGCGCCGACGGCGGCGGGCATCAGGTCGGAGGCGTCGAAGCGGAACGTCTGCGTGGTGTCACCGAGCAGCTCGGCCGACAGCTGGTCGATCGGCGACACGAGGTTCGCCGGGTCGAGCTCGCTGTTGGAGGAGACCCAGCCACCGGCAGGGGTCGCCTTGGCCTTGGCGTTGCTCCACTCGGGGCTGGCCAGGAACGCCTGGAACGCGGCCACCTCGGGACGGTCGGAGAACGCGGCGGCGAACTCGCCACCACCCAGGATCGGGCGGTCGTCCTCGGTCAGGCCCGGGAAGTAGAACGCGAACACGTCGCCGTTCTCGGACACGTCCGTGCCCTCGGGCCAGTTGGCGGCGTAGAAGGACGCCTGGCGGTGCATGTAGCACAGCCCGGAGGTGACGATCGGCAGACCGCCGTCCTGGAACGTCGTCGCGGCGATCGAGGAGACGTCGCCCAGACCACCGTTGACGTAGTCCGGGTTCTTGAGGATGTCGCCGACCTTGCCGAGCGCCTCGGCGATCTGCGGGTCGTTGAACTTCACGTCGTTGGTGATCCACTGGTCGTAGACGTCACCGCCCGCGGTGCGCAGCACCATGTCCTCGAGCCAGTCGGTGGCCGGCCAGCCCGTGGCGTCGCCCGAGCCGATGCCCGCGCACCAGGGCTTGGCGCCCTCGGCGCCGTGGTCGGCGACGATCTGGTCGGACAGGGCGATGAGCTCGTCCCACGTCTTCGGGATCTCGTAGCCGTTCTCCGCGAACGCCTTCGGCGAGTACCAGACGAACGACTTCACGTTCGCGCCGACCGGGCCGGCGTAGAAGGTGCCGTCGACCGAGCCGTAGCCCTTCCAGGCCTCGGCGTAGTACTTGTCGATGTTCGTCACGGTGCCCTCGGACGCCGGGACGATCTGGTCGGGGTAGTCCTCGACGATCGTCTTGAGCAGACCGGGCTGCGGGATGTACGCGATGTCCGGCGGGCTGCCGGCCTCGAGCCGCACGAGCAGCTGGGCCTCGAACTCCTTCGACCCCTCGTACGAGATCGTCGCGCCCGTGCACTCCTCGAACGGCTTGTACGAGTCGATCTGGGGCTGGTCCTCCGGGGAGACGATCGAGGTGTAGACCGTCACGGTCTTGCCCGACAGGTCCCCGTACTGCTCGTAGGCAGCGCAGTCGGCGCTGCTCGTCGTGTTGTCGCTGCCGGCGTTGTCGTCGTTCCCGCCGCAGGCGGCCAGGACCATCGAGAGCCCTGCCCCCGCTGCGACCGCCGCGTACGCGCGTCGCCTGTGCACACTCTTCATCGAGTCTCTCCACATCGTCGTGGTGATACGGCCGGCGGCTCCTCCGGCCTTGCGTCCGATGCAAGCGCTTACATGGCGGGAGCGCAACCACAGGAGGGTGTCCGGGGCATAACGATTGGGTCACTGATCTCCCAGGCGGCCCACCGGGGACGAACAACGGGCTCTCAGGCGCCGACGCGCACCGGACCGGACGAGCGACGCACCACCAGGCGGGTCGGGAACGTGACGTCGCCCGGCACGGGTTCGCCGCGGATGAGGTCGAGGAGCATGGACGCCGCCGTCACCCCCTGGTCGCCCGCGTCCTGCACCATCGTGGTCAGCCCGATCAGCTCGCCGAGGTCGTGCCCGTCCACGCCGACGAGCGAGAGGTCCTCCGGCACACGCAGCCCCAGGTCCCCGGCCGCGAGCGCGACCCCCATCGCCATCTCGTCCGACGCGGCGAACACCGCCGTCACCTCGGGGTGCTCACGCAGCAGCACGTGCGCGGCGGCACGCGCGCTCGTCACGTCGAAGTCGCCGTGCACCTCCAGGTCGGGCCGCGCCGGGAGGCCCGCCGCGGCGAGCGCCGACCGCCAGCCGCGCAGCCGGTCCGTCGCGGGGGCCCACGCCGACATCTCGTCCGGGTCGCCCGTGACGTGGGCGATCGTGCGGTGCCCCAGCGCGATCAGGTGATCGGTGGCCACCCGGGCCGTGCGCAGGTCGTCGAGCCGCACGGTGATCTGCCCGGGCGGGCCCGAGCCGACGAAGATCAGCGGCTGCCCCAACGAGGCCAGGTCGTCCACCTCGGGCTGCGTGAGCGGCAGACCCACCACGAGGACACCGTCCACCCGACGCCGCAGCACCGACGGGTCGACGCGACGGCGCGGACCCTTCGTCACCTCGAACGTGTACAGCAGCGCGTCCATGTCCGAGGCGCGCAACGTGCGCTCCGCACCTTCGATGACGTTCGCGAAGAACCAGCGACTGATCCACGGCGTGAGCACCCCGATCGTCCGGGTGCGGCCCGAGGCCAGCGACGAGGCCGACGGCGACGGCGAGTAGCCCAGCTCGGTGGCCACCAGCTGCACCCGCTCCCGGGTGGACGCGGTCACGTTCGGCAGCCCGCGCAGCGCCCGCGACACGGTCGCCGTGGAGACCCCGGCGGCCCGGGCGACGTCCTCGATGCCGTGCGCCATGGGAGGCAGTGTCCACGCCACCCCGGGGGACGGTCCACCTGGGCGTACGTCCAGGTGGTCGGCCGGACGCCCGTCAGGCCAGCAGGCTCCGCAGGACGTCGAGCGCACCGTCGTCGTCGATCGTGCCCGTGACCTCGTCCGCGACCGCCCGCACCGCATCCGACGCGTGGCCCATCGCGACGCCGCGCGCCGCCCACTGGAGCATCTCGCGGTCGTTGCCGCCGTCGCCGATGGCCGCGGTCGCGAACGGCTCGACACCCAGGCGCTGGCGGATCTCCTCCAGCGCGGAGGCCTTCGAGACGCCACCCGGCGTGAGGTCCAGCCAGGCCGACCAGCCGACCGCGTACGTGACCTCGTGCAGCCCGACGCGCTCGACGAGCTCGTGGAACTCCTCCGGCGTGCTCTGCGGGCTGCGGATCACCACGCGCGTCGCCGACGTCTGCGTCAGCTCCTCGAACGGCACCCGCTTGTGCTCGCCCTGCAGCTCGCCGACCGGGAAGTCGCCCGAGACGAGGAACCCGAAGCCGACGTCCTCGACCGCGTACAACGCGTCGGGCAGCTCGAGAGCGATCGTGCGCAGCGCCGGGCCCGGGTCGAACGTGATGATCTTCGCGATCTCGTAGCCGTCGTCCAGGTCGGGGTCGAGCCGGGCGGTCACGGCGCCGTTCGAGCAGACCACCCAGCCGTCCGTCAGACCCAGGTCGTGCGCCACGGGCACCACCGAGATGACCGAGCGCCCGGTCGCGAGCACCACGTGCACCCCGGCCTCGCACAGACCGGCGACCGCCTCACGGACGCCGTCGGAGATCACGCCGTCGTACGACATCAGCGTGCCGTCGACGTCGAGCGCGACCAGCCGGGCCCGGCTCATCGGGCGGCCCTCACCGGTTCGAGGACCTCGAGACCACCCAGGTACGGGCGCAGGCCCTCGGGCACGCGCACCGAGCCGTCGGGCAGCTGGTGGTTCTCCAGGATCGCCACGAGCCAGCGCGTCGTGGCGAGCGTGCCGTTGAGGGTCGCGACCGCGCGCAGCGACCCGTCCGCGGTGCGCTCGCGCACCCCGAGGCGGCGGGCCTGGAACGTCGTGCAGTTCGAGGTGGAGGTCAGCTCGAGGTAGCGCTGCTGGCTGGGCAGCCACGCCTCGCAGTCGAACTTGCGGGCGGCGCTCGACCCCAGGTCGCCCGCCGCCGTGTCGATCACGCGGTACGGGAGGTCGACCAGCGCGAGCATGTCCTTCTCCCAGCCGAGGATCCGCTGGTGCTCGGCCGCGGCGTCCTCGACGGTCGTGTAGCTGAACGCCTCGACCTTGTGGAACTGGTGCACACGGATGATGCCGCGCGTGTCCTTGCCGTACGAACCCGCCTCACGGCGGTAGCAGGCGCTCCAGCCGGCGTACCGCTTCGGACCCGCCGACAGGTCGAGGATCTCGCCCGAGTGGTAGCCCGCGAGCGCGACCTCGCTCGTGCCGACCAGGTACAGGTCGTCGGCCTCGAGCCGGTAGATCTCGTCGGCGTGCGCGCCGAGGAACCCGGTGCCGGCCATGATCTCCGGCTTGACCAGCGTCGGGGTGATGACCGGCGTGAACCCCGCCGCGAGCGCCTTGTCGACCGCCGCGTTCAGCAGCGCCAGCTCCAGGCGCGCACCGATGCCCGTCAGGTAGTAGAACCGCGCACCCGACACCTTGGCGCCGCGCTCGGTGTCGATGGCGGCCAGGCCCTCGCCGAGGTCGAGGTGGTCGCGCACCGTGAAGTCGGGCCCGTACTCGGCCGCGAAGTCGCGCGGCGTGCCCACGTGCTCGAGCACGACGAAGTCGTTCTCGCCGCCGGTCGGCACGCCCGGCTCGATGACGTTGCCGATGCGGCGCGCCAGCTCGGTCGCCGTCTTCTCGGCCGCCTCCGCGTCGGTCTGCAACGCCTTGACCCGCTCGGCAAGGTGCTTGCCGTGCGCGAGCAGCCGCTGCTTCTCCTCGCCCTGCGCGGACGCCACGAGCTTGCCGTGGGACTTCTGCTCGGCCCGCAGGTTCTCGTACCCGGTCAGCGCGGAACGTCGGCGCGCATCCGCGTCGAGCACCTCGTCGACGAGATGGGGCGAGTCACCACGCGCGACCTGGCTGGCACGCACGACGTCGGGGTCCTCCCGCAGGAGTCGCAGATCGATCACGGGCCGAGCCTATCGACCCGCCCCCGCGCGCACCCCGCCGCCCCACCGGGGTGACGTGAGGTCGACGCCGACCTGACGCGAGGTGGGCGCGGGGGCGACGTCACGGTGACGCGGACCACGAGGTCAGCGGCCCACCGACCGGGCGTCAGGCAGGTAGGAACAGGCGAACCGACGTAGATTGCGGGCATGTCGTGGGTCGGGTGGGTCGCCGTGGCCGCGGTCGCGGTGGCCCTCGCAGCCCTCACGGTCGCGGCGGTGCTGTGGCGCCAGGGCCAGGAGCTGCGCGCCCGGCTCGGACGGACCGCGGCTGGCGACGAGGCCTCCGGCGACCACCCGGCACGGGACCCGCACCACCGTGGCCCGCTCGTCGCCGTCGTGGCCAACCCGACCAAGCCCGACGTCGCGGGGCTGCGCATCGCCGTCCGCCGCGAGTGCGCGCACCAGCACCTGCCCGAGCCCCTCTGGTACGAGACCACGGCCGAGGAGCCCGGCACCGCGCAGGCGCGCGAGGCGCTCGAGAAGGGCGCCGACATCGTCATCGCCGCGGGCGGCGACGGAACCGTGCGCGCCGTCGCCGAGGCCCTCGTCGGCACCGGGGTGCCCATGGGGCTGCTGCCGCTCGGCACCGGGAACCTGCTCGCCCGCAACCTCGACCTGCCGCTCTCCGACCAGCAGGCCGCGCTGCACGTCGCGCTCACGGGCGTCGACCGCACGATCGACGTCGGCTGGCTGCGCGTCCTGCGGCACGGCGCCACCGGTGACGGCACGCCTGCGGACGACGGCCGCGCCGGGGCCGACGAGCACGGCACGCCGCGCACCGACGACCACCTGTTCCTCGTGATCGCCGGCCTGGGCTTCGACGCGGCGATGGTCGCCGACACCGACGAGCAGCTCAAGGCCAAGGTCGGCTGGATCGCCTACTTCGTCGCCGGCATCAAGCACCTGCACGGACGCCGCACCCGGGTGCACGTGCGCATCGACGACGAGATCGGCACGACCACCCGGCTTCGCAGCCTGCTCATCGGCAACTGCGGCCGACTGCCCGGCGGCCTCACCCTGCTGCCCGACGCGGTCGTCGACGACGGGTGGCTCGACCTCGCGGCGATCGACACCCGCGCGGGCGTCGCCGGGTGGGCGCAGCTGTTCGGCGAGGTCGTCCTGCAGGGCGTCGGCGTGCGCAACGAGCTGCCCGCCAAGATCGGCCGCATCGACCACACCCGTGCCCGCTCGGTGCGCGTCGTCGTGCCCGCGGGCGAGCACGTGCAGGTCGACGGCGAGGTCATCGGCCAGGTCAGGGAGCTGAGCGCCTGGGTCGACCCCGGGGCG
Coding sequences within:
- a CDS encoding carbohydrate ABC transporter permease, which gives rise to MSAVSTEATIDRKAKLTRLEKRAIATKGKLSSPWASFAAIVIAALWTIPTLGLFITSFRPEADIVSSGWWTWFSNPNVTTENYDLVLNGSSTNLATYFVNSFVITIPSVLIPISLALLAAYAFAWIPFRGRNLLFVAVFALQVVPLQIALIPLLTTYVKWGLNGTFWTVWLSHSIFALPLAIFLLHNFMKEIPSSLVEAARVDGAGHVKIFFQVMMPLLVPAIASFAIFQFLWVWNDLLVALTFAGGTANVAPLTVRVAELAGTRGTEWHLLSAGAFVAIVVPLIVFLSLQRYFVRGLLAGSVKG
- a CDS encoding carbohydrate ABC transporter permease — encoded protein: MDVLKYADTTGEKLVLMVIAVLLFVVVMGLVLFATDKIKRLPAWAVATAFLAPAVLGLAFGLVWPALETIKKSFYDRSGNEFVGVDNYVKAVTQDEFQIVLRNTAVWVVVVPLAATAIGLVYAVLVDRSRFEKFAKVLVFLPMSISMVGASIIWRFVYEYRPVLEGVPAENQPAQIGLMNQMLVWFGLEPQQFLISPPLNTFFLIVVMIWIQAGFAMTVLSAAIKAIPDDIVEAATLDGLGGLRMFRYITVPSIQPALVVVITTIAMGTLKVFDIVRTMTGGNFETSVAAFEFYRQSFVQRNTGMGSALAVILFILVTPLVVYNVRQMRKSEENR
- a CDS encoding ABC transporter substrate-binding protein yields the protein MKSVHRRRAYAAVAAGAGLSMVLAACGGNDDNAGSDNTTSSADCAAYEQYGDLSGKTVTVYTSIVSPEDQPQIDSYKPFEECTGATISYEGSKEFEAQLLVRLEAGSPPDIAYIPQPGLLKTIVEDYPDQIVPASEGTVTNIDKYYAEAWKGYGSVDGTFYAGPVGANVKSFVWYSPKAFAENGYEIPKTWDELIALSDQIVADHGAEGAKPWCAGIGSGDATGWPATDWLEDMVLRTAGGDVYDQWITNDVKFNDPQIAEALGKVGDILKNPDYVNGGLGDVSSIAATTFQDGGLPIVTSGLCYMHRQASFYAANWPEGTDVSENGDVFAFYFPGLTEDDRPILGGGEFAAAFSDRPEVAAFQAFLASPEWSNAKAKATPAGGWVSSNSELDPANLVSPIDQLSAELLGDTTQTFRFDASDLMPAAVGAGSFWTEMTNWIANDKSDQDVLDAIQASWP
- a CDS encoding LacI family DNA-binding transcriptional regulator yields the protein MAHGIEDVARAAGVSTATVSRALRGLPNVTASTRERVQLVATELGYSPSPSASSLASGRTRTIGVLTPWISRWFFANVIEGAERTLRASDMDALLYTFEVTKGPRRRVDPSVLRRRVDGVLVVGLPLTQPEVDDLASLGQPLIFVGSGPPGQITVRLDDLRTARVATDHLIALGHRTIAHVTGDPDEMSAWAPATDRLRGWRSALAAAGLPARPDLEVHGDFDVTSARAAAHVLLREHPEVTAVFAASDEMAMGVALAAGDLGLRVPEDLSLVGVDGHDLGELIGLTTMVQDAGDQGVTAASMLLDLIRGEPVPGDVTFPTRLVVRRSSGPVRVGA
- a CDS encoding HAD family hydrolase; amino-acid sequence: MSRARLVALDVDGTLMSYDGVISDGVREAVAGLCEAGVHVVLATGRSVISVVPVAHDLGLTDGWVVCSNGAVTARLDPDLDDGYEIAKIITFDPGPALRTIALELPDALYAVEDVGFGFLVSGDFPVGELQGEHKRVPFEELTQTSATRVVIRSPQSTPEEFHELVERVGLHEVTYAVGWSAWLDLTPGGVSKASALEEIRQRLGVEPFATAAIGDGGNDREMLQWAARGVAMGHASDAVRAVADEVTGTIDDDGALDVLRSLLA
- the serS gene encoding serine--tRNA ligase, whose amino-acid sequence is MIDLRLLREDPDVVRASQVARGDSPHLVDEVLDADARRRSALTGYENLRAEQKSHGKLVASAQGEEKQRLLAHGKHLAERVKALQTDAEAAEKTATELARRIGNVIEPGVPTGGENDFVVLEHVGTPRDFAAEYGPDFTVRDHLDLGEGLAAIDTERGAKVSGARFYYLTGIGARLELALLNAAVDKALAAGFTPVITPTLVKPEIMAGTGFLGAHADEIYRLEADDLYLVGTSEVALAGYHSGEILDLSAGPKRYAGWSACYRREAGSYGKDTRGIIRVHQFHKVEAFSYTTVEDAAAEHQRILGWEKDMLALVDLPYRVIDTAAGDLGSSAARKFDCEAWLPSQQRYLELTSTSNCTTFQARRLGVRERTADGSLRAVATLNGTLATTRWLVAILENHQLPDGSVRVPEGLRPYLGGLEVLEPVRAAR
- a CDS encoding diacylglycerol/lipid kinase family protein: MSWVGWVAVAAVAVALAALTVAAVLWRQGQELRARLGRTAAGDEASGDHPARDPHHRGPLVAVVANPTKPDVAGLRIAVRRECAHQHLPEPLWYETTAEEPGTAQAREALEKGADIVIAAGGDGTVRAVAEALVGTGVPMGLLPLGTGNLLARNLDLPLSDQQAALHVALTGVDRTIDVGWLRVLRHGATGDGTPADDGRAGADEHGTPRTDDHLFLVIAGLGFDAAMVADTDEQLKAKVGWIAYFVAGIKHLHGRRTRVHVRIDDEIGTTTRLRSLLIGNCGRLPGGLTLLPDAVVDDGWLDLAAIDTRAGVAGWAQLFGEVVLQGVGVRNELPAKIGRIDHTRARSVRVVVPAGEHVQVDGEVIGQVRELSAWVDPGALVVRVPG